The genomic window GGTCCCCCTTAAATCGTAACCCATTGATAATTAGTATTTTATAAAATAATGAGGCCTTCCTATAACTCCTTGATAATGCAGTAGTTACAAAAAATAAATAGGCTCTGTCCCTGTTTTTTCGTTGTAAGTATTTGAGAACGAAGGGGTTGAGGAATTGACATCGAGATGGGGTCTTTTTTATTTCTCTAAGACTGCGACTGGACCGCGCCCGATGGTTATCAGCCGAATTCTGCGAGTTTGCGTCGAGCAAAACGATCTGGTCGCCCAATCTTATTTCTCATCATTTCCAGTAAATGAATCCGGCACAGCAAAATCGGTAATAATCATCGCCATACCAAAAAGAAGAAGGATCAGACCGGCGTTGCGGCCGGTTATCATAAGCACAAGGCCGACAGACGCAATGGCTGGTGCAACCCATCGTCTGAATTTTTTTATTCCCGGGATCATCTGTATCGCACTGAATATGATGACTGCCATTATTAGCAGGGAAAAGAAGGGTAGCAGATCTTTGAAAATCAGTCCCAGACCAACCATCGGATCATCTTTACACGGGGGACAAGGGAATCGGGAGCAGACGAGGGAGCGAAATAAAGCTCCCACCGCCCTACATCGCCAGCGCAATGGATTATAATTAATCCTGCGAGCGTTCGACTTCTCACATCAGACCGGGCTCAGCGGAACCAAATCAGATTTGATTGCACGTGCAAGAGAAAGAAATCCGTGAAAATTTGCGCAGGTACATCGTTGGAAAACTTTTCGCTTTCGTCATGCTTTCGTGAATACCGAACGGGCGCGGCACGCCGTGCTCCTCCCCTCGCCCGGGCCTAGAAATAAGCGGCAAACACTGGGGCCGCATAGCGCGCAAGTGGCGACAATCCGCGCCGATTATTTTGCGTGGGCGATCTCCTCGATGGCGTCGGGATTTTCGACGGAGGCGATGTCGCCGATGTCTTGTCCGAGCCACTTCTTCTTGATAACGCCGCGCAGGATTTTGGCTGACCTCGTTTTCGGAAGCGCGCCCACGAAGCGCAGGTCCTCGGGCCGGAGCGTTTTGCCCATGATCTTGACGACCTGGTTCTTGAGTTCCTCTCGAAGCGGCTCGCTCGGCTCGTAGCCCGGATGCAGGACGACGAAGCAGACGACGTTTTCGCCCTTGATCTCGTGCGGCACCCCGATTGCGGCCGCCTCGGAGACGGCGGGATGATCGATAAGGGCCGCCTCGATTTCGGCGGGGCCGGTACGCCGTCCGGCGATCTTGATGGTATCGTCGGCGCGCCCGTGCAGGAACCAGAATCCGTCGTCGTCCACGTGCGCCCAATCGCCGTGGTACCAGACGTTCGGCCAGCGCGAGAAATAGGTGGCGATGTAGCGGTCGGGGTCCTTCAGGAATCCCTTGGTCATAGAAGGCGCGGGCTTCTTGCAGACCAAGTGTCCGATTCCGCCGCGAATCGGCTTGCCGTCCTCATCGAACACGTCGATATCCATGCCGAGGCCCGGCCCGCGCAGCGTGCACGGCTTGAGTTCGGTGATCGGGAGCGGCGAGAGCAGGCATCCCACGATTTCGGTTCCGCCGGAGATATTGATGATTGGGCAGCGTCCTCCGCCGACGTGCTCGAAGAACCACTGGTAGGATTCGGGGTCCCACGGTTCGCCGGTCGATCCCAGGATGCGGATTTTTGACAGGTCGTGTTTTTTGACCCAGTCGACGCTGCTGCGCATGAGCAGGCGGATCGCGGTCGGCGAGATACCGAGAATGGTGACACCGTGCCGCTCGCAGACGTCCCACAAGCGGTCGGGCTTCGGGTAATCGGGAGCGCCCTCGAAGATGAGGTAGGTGCCGCCGAAATTCTGCACGCCAATGATCTCCCACGGGCCCATCATCCAGCCGATATCGGTCACCCAGAAGAAGGTGTCTTCTTCCTTCACGTCGAAGTAATAGCCGAGCTCCTTCGCCATCTGCGCCATGCAGCCGGCGTGCGTGTGGACAGTCCCTTTGGGTTTGCCGGTCGTGCCGGACGTATAGATGATGAGCGAATAATCCTCGGCATCGAGCCGCTCGGTCTCGCAGACGGGAGACTGCTGTGGCACGACGTCGTGCCACCACAGGTCGCGCCCGTCGCGCATCGCGACATCTATTCCCATGCGCTTGAGAACGATCGCCTTCTTGACGGACGGCGTCATCTCGAGTGCCTTATCCGCCTCCTGCTTGATCTGGACGAGCTTTGCGCGGCGCGCCGAGCCGTCGGCGGTGAACAGCAGCTTGGCCTCGGCGTCGTTCAGGCGCGTGGCGAGTGCGGTCGCTCCGAAGCCGGAGAAGACGGGAATGGCGACCGCTCCTATTTTCAGGCATGCCATCAGGACGGTCACGATCTCGGGCACCATCGGCATGTAGATGCCGACCGTATCTCCTTTCTTGATGCCGAGCGACTTGATTGCGTTGGCGAGGCGATTGACCTCCTGGTAGAGCTGCAGATAGCTGACCGTGCGGGTGGCGCCGTCGTCGCCCTCCCAGATGAGCGCGAGCTTGTTGCGGCGCCAGCTTTGCGCGTGGCGGTCGAGGCAGTTGTGGACGATGTTGATCTTGCCGCCGACGAACCACTTCGCCCAGGGGAAGCCGGCGCTGTCGTCGAGCACCTTTTTATACGGCTCATACCACTCGACGTCCAGGTCCTCGAGCGCCGCTTTCCAGAACCATTTGATGTTTCTGGCGGATTTCTTTACCAGCTCATCGTACGTTTTGATTTTGTGCTTGCGCATGAAGCGCCTGATGTTGCTTTTGGTTTTATATTCGCCATACGGTTTCCAGATGATGTTATTCTGCATGGACGTTCTCCTTCGGCTGCTGGTTTTCGGGGTTGAAGCCGCGGGATACTGAGTCAGACAGGTCCGACGAGTCCGACAGGTCTGACGGGACCGACCGCCTCTTAACTAGCGCCTGACCGCGGTGAGTTCGGCTTGATTCGTCTGGCGCGTCCGACAGGTCTGACGCGTCCGACCACCTTTTAACAAGCACCCGACACCTGCGGCATTTGGTCTCACACGTCGGACAGGTCTGACAGGTTCGACAGGTCCGACCGTCCTCTCTCGTGGAAACTGTGCCCGAACATGTTTTAAGGCAGCAACATTATATCACAGCGAAAGCCGAAGATTTCAAACGAAAGAAAAGCGCCCCACGAAAATGCGAGTAGTGGCTTTGAGAGAAACCTGCATTCTCTCGCCGCGCATTTTCAAAATTCGCCTCCAGCTAAAGTTTTCGGGCCCAGATGC from Candidatus Abyssobacteria bacterium SURF_5 includes these protein-coding regions:
- a CDS encoding acetate--CoA ligase encodes the protein MQNNIIWKPYGEYKTKSNIRRFMRKHKIKTYDELVKKSARNIKWFWKAALEDLDVEWYEPYKKVLDDSAGFPWAKWFVGGKINIVHNCLDRHAQSWRRNKLALIWEGDDGATRTVSYLQLYQEVNRLANAIKSLGIKKGDTVGIYMPMVPEIVTVLMACLKIGAVAIPVFSGFGATALATRLNDAEAKLLFTADGSARRAKLVQIKQEADKALEMTPSVKKAIVLKRMGIDVAMRDGRDLWWHDVVPQQSPVCETERLDAEDYSLIIYTSGTTGKPKGTVHTHAGCMAQMAKELGYYFDVKEEDTFFWVTDIGWMMGPWEIIGVQNFGGTYLIFEGAPDYPKPDRLWDVCERHGVTILGISPTAIRLLMRSSVDWVKKHDLSKIRILGSTGEPWDPESYQWFFEHVGGGRCPIINISGGTEIVGCLLSPLPITELKPCTLRGPGLGMDIDVFDEDGKPIRGGIGHLVCKKPAPSMTKGFLKDPDRYIATYFSRWPNVWYHGDWAHVDDDGFWFLHGRADDTIKIAGRRTGPAEIEAALIDHPAVSEAAAIGVPHEIKGENVVCFVVLHPGYEPSEPLREELKNQVVKIMGKTLRPEDLRFVGALPKTRSAKILRGVIKKKWLGQDIGDIASVENPDAIEEIAHAK